From a region of the Micropterus dolomieu isolate WLL.071019.BEF.003 ecotype Adirondacks linkage group LG21, ASM2129224v1, whole genome shotgun sequence genome:
- the rchy1 gene encoding RING finger and CHY zinc finger domain-containing protein 1 gives MASPVGCEHYVRRCLLKAPCCGKLYVCRLCHDAEENHQMDRFKVREVQCSVCQTVQQAQQTCQQCDVQFGEYYCDICHLFDKDKKQYHCQPCGICRIGPSEKYFHCEKCNLCLAQDLQGNHKCVENVSRQNCPVCMEDIHTSRIGAHVLPCGHLLHKTCFDDMVRTGAYRCPLCMHSAWNMEDHWDQIDKEIVHSPMPTEYQGATVKIICNDCQAHCTVPFHVLGMKCSGCGSYNTAQDGGLIQQPEQDTGNEAETDTEQPDQPPSPTPH, from the exons GCACCTTGCTGTGGTAAACTGTACGTGTGTCGGCTGTGCCATGACGCAGAGGAGAACCACCAGATGGATCGATTCAAAGTCAGAGAGGTGCAGTgctctgtgtgtcagacagtGCAGCAG GCACAGCAGACTTGCCAGCAGTGTGATGTGCAGTTCGGGGAGTATTACTGTGACATTTGCCACTTGTTCGACAAGGATAAGAAGCAGTACCACTGTCAACCCTGTGGGATATGCAG AATTGGTCCCAGTGAGAAGTATTTCCATTGTGAGAAGTGCAATCTGTGTTTAGCCCAGGATCTGCAGGGAAACCACAAG TGCGTTGAAAATGTTTCGAGGCAGAACTGTCCAGTGTGTATGGAG GATATTCACACCTCCAGAATTGGAGCTCACGTTCTTCCATGCGGCCATCTTTTACACAA GACCTGCTTCGATGACATGGTCAGAACGGG AGCGTATCGCTGCCCTCTATGTATGCACTCTGCCTGGAACATGGAGGACCACTGGGATCAGATAGATAAAGAGATTGTCCATTCACCGATGCCCACTGAATACCAGGGTGCCACTGTCAAA ATTATATGTAACGACTGCCAAGCTCACTGCACGGTGCCTTTCCACGTGCTGGGGATGAAGTGCAGTGGCTGTGGCTCCTACAACACAGCACAGGACGGAGGACTCATCCAGCAGCCAGAGCAGGACACTGGGAATGAAGCAGAAACGGACACAGAGCAGCCAGATCAGCCTCCGTCACCCACGCCACATTAA